The Bacillus vallismortis genome window below encodes:
- a CDS encoding peptidylprolyl isomerase: MKKIAIAAITATSILALSACSGGDKEVIAKTDAGDVTKGELYTNMKKTAGASVLTQLVQEKVLDEKYKVTDKEIDNKLKEYKTQLGDQYTALEKQYGKDYLKEQVKYELLTQKAAKDQIKVTDADTKEYWEGLKNKIRASHILVADKKTAEEVEKKLKKGEKFEDLAKEYSTDERSSSQGGDLGWFAKDGMIADFSKVAFKLKTDEVSDPVKTQYGYHIIKKTEERGKYDDMKKELKPEVLEQKLNDNAAVQEAIQKVMKKADIEVKDKDLKDTFNTSSTSESTSSSK; the protein is encoded by the coding sequence ATGAAAAAAATTGCAATAGCAGCTATTACCGCGACAAGCATCCTCGCTCTCAGTGCTTGCAGCGGCGGCGACAAAGAAGTCATCGCAAAAACAGACGCAGGCGATGTAACGAAAGGCGAGCTTTACACAAACATGAAGAAAACAGCTGGTGCAAGCGTCCTGACACAGCTAGTGCAAGAAAAAGTATTGGACGAGAAATATAAAGTGACAGATAAAGAAATTGACAATAAGCTGAAAGAATACAAAACACAGCTTGGCGATCAATATACTGCCCTCGAAAAGCAATATGGAAAAGATTACCTTAAAGAGCAAGTAAAATATGAATTGCTTACACAAAAAGCGGCTAAAGATCAAATTAAAGTAACAGATGCTGATACCAAAGAATACTGGGAAGGCTTAAAAAACAAAATCCGCGCAAGCCACATCCTTGTCGCTGATAAAAAGACAGCTGAGGAAGTAGAGAAAAAGCTGAAAAAAGGCGAGAAATTTGAAGACCTTGCGAAAGAATACTCTACGGATGAACGTTCATCTTCACAAGGCGGGGACCTTGGCTGGTTCGCCAAAGACGGTATGATAGCTGATTTCAGCAAAGTTGCATTTAAATTAAAAACAGATGAAGTCAGCGATCCTGTCAAAACGCAGTACGGCTACCACATCATTAAAAAGACGGAAGAACGCGGCAAATACGATGACATGAAAAAAGAACTGAAACCTGAAGTTCTTGAACAAAAACTAAATGACAACGCAGCCGTTCAGGAAGCTATTCAAAAAGTCATGAAGAAAGCTGATATCGAAGTAAAAGATAAAGATCTGAAAGACACATTTAATACTTCTTCAACAAGCGAGAGCACATCTAGTTCTAAATAA
- a CDS encoding HIT family protein produces the protein MHNAENCIFCKIIAGDIPSAKVYEDEHVLAFLDISQVTKGHTLVIPKTHIENVYEFTDELAKQYFHAVPKIARAIRNEFEPIGLNTLNNNGEKAGQSVFHYHMHIIPRYGKGDGFGAVWKTHADDYKPEDLQTISSSIAKRLASS, from the coding sequence ATGCATAATGCAGAGAATTGTATCTTTTGTAAAATTATTGCCGGTGACATTCCATCCGCAAAGGTGTATGAAGATGAACACGTGCTTGCCTTCCTTGATATCAGCCAAGTGACAAAGGGACACACGCTTGTCATTCCGAAAACGCATATCGAAAACGTGTATGAATTTACGGATGAATTAGCAAAACAATATTTTCACGCTGTTCCGAAAATCGCCCGCGCCATCCGGAATGAATTTGAACCGATCGGCTTAAATACGCTGAACAATAACGGCGAAAAAGCAGGACAATCTGTTTTCCATTATCATATGCATATTATCCCGCGCTACGGAAAAGGAGACGGATTCGGAGCCGTTTGGAAAACACATGCTGATGATTACAAACCGGAGGATCTGCAGACCATCTCTTCCTCTATCGCGAAACGCCTGGCCTCATCATAA
- the ecsA gene encoding ABC transporter ATP-binding protein EcsA produces the protein MSLLSVKNLTGGYTRNPVLKNVSFTLEPNQIVGLIGLNGAGKSTTIRHIIGLMDPHKGSIELNGKTFAEDPEGYRSQFTYIPETPVLYEELTLMEHLELTAMAYGISKETMEKRLPPLLKEFRMEKRLKWFPAHFSKGMKQKVMIMCAFLAEPALYIIDEPFLGLDPLAINALLERMNEAKKSGASVLMSTHILATAERYCDSFIILHNGEVRARGTLSELREQFGMKDAALDDLYLELTKEDAGHE, from the coding sequence ATGTCTCTGCTATCGGTAAAGAACTTGACCGGCGGATATACAAGAAATCCGGTTTTGAAAAACGTATCATTCACCCTTGAACCGAATCAAATTGTCGGTTTAATCGGGCTGAACGGTGCGGGTAAAAGTACAACAATCAGACATATCATCGGGCTGATGGACCCGCATAAAGGATCAATCGAATTAAATGGGAAAACCTTTGCTGAGGATCCGGAAGGCTACCGCTCACAATTCACCTATATACCTGAAACACCTGTTTTATATGAAGAGCTGACGCTGATGGAGCATCTGGAGTTAACAGCGATGGCATACGGTATCTCAAAAGAAACGATGGAGAAAAGGCTGCCGCCGCTTTTAAAGGAATTCCGAATGGAGAAGAGGCTGAAGTGGTTCCCGGCTCATTTTTCTAAAGGAATGAAGCAGAAGGTTATGATTATGTGCGCATTTTTGGCAGAGCCCGCGCTCTACATCATTGATGAGCCTTTTCTAGGACTTGATCCGCTTGCGATTAACGCGCTGCTTGAGCGGATGAATGAAGCGAAAAAAAGCGGGGCGAGCGTGCTGATGTCAACGCACATTTTGGCAACGGCAGAGCGCTATTGTGATTCGTTTATTATTTTACATAACGGCGAGGTGCGGGCGCGCGGCACGCTGTCCGAACTCAGAGAGCAGTTTGGAATGAAGGACGCGGCGCTGGACGATTTGTATCTTGAACTCACAAAGGAAGACGCGGGCCATGAATAA
- the sndC gene encoding N-acetyl amino acid acetylase SndC, with protein MSIFTLQKEINKQLDSCFEEMVEIRRHFHMYPELSFQEEKTAAFIASYYESLGVPIRTNVGGRGVLAYIEGSESGPTVALRADFDALPIQDEKDVSYASKVPGVMHACGHDGHTAALLAVAKVLHQNRHELKGTFVIIHQHAEEYYPGGAKPMIDDGCLENADVIFGTHLWATEPLGTILCRPGAVMAAADRFTIKIRGKGGHGAHPHDTKDAVLIGSQIVSSLQHIVSRKVNPIHSAVISTGSFIADNPFNVIADQATLIGTARSFDDSVRNVLEKEIEAVVKGVCSMHGASYEYNYERGYPAVVNHPAETSHLVSSAKNTEGVHQVIDCEPQMGGEDFAYYLQNVKGTFFFTGAAPEQPERVYSHHHPKFDINEKAMLTAAKVLAGAAITYHTL; from the coding sequence TTGTCCATATTTACACTGCAGAAAGAGATAAACAAACAGCTCGACAGCTGTTTTGAAGAAATGGTCGAGATCAGGCGCCATTTTCACATGTATCCTGAGCTCTCGTTTCAAGAAGAAAAAACCGCCGCATTTATTGCTTCCTATTATGAATCATTAGGCGTCCCGATCCGCACGAATGTTGGCGGCAGAGGGGTTTTAGCATATATAGAAGGCAGCGAATCCGGCCCAACAGTCGCGTTGCGGGCCGACTTTGACGCCCTCCCCATTCAAGATGAAAAAGATGTTTCTTACGCCTCCAAAGTGCCGGGTGTCATGCACGCATGCGGCCATGACGGCCATACGGCAGCTCTTCTCGCAGTGGCAAAGGTCCTTCACCAAAATAGACATGAACTGAAGGGAACATTTGTGATAATCCATCAGCATGCGGAAGAATATTATCCGGGAGGCGCAAAGCCAATGATTGATGACGGCTGTCTTGAAAATGCAGATGTGATATTCGGCACGCATCTTTGGGCGACTGAGCCGCTCGGAACCATTCTCTGCCGCCCCGGCGCCGTGATGGCGGCGGCGGACCGATTCACGATAAAAATCCGCGGTAAGGGCGGCCACGGCGCTCACCCGCACGATACAAAAGACGCCGTCCTGATCGGCTCGCAAATCGTTTCCTCTTTGCAGCACATTGTCAGCCGCAAAGTTAATCCGATTCATTCCGCCGTCATTTCGACAGGCTCTTTTATCGCCGACAACCCGTTTAATGTCATTGCAGACCAAGCCACACTCATCGGCACAGCGCGTTCATTTGACGATAGTGTCCGCAACGTTCTGGAGAAAGAAATTGAAGCAGTTGTAAAAGGAGTGTGCAGCATGCACGGCGCGTCCTATGAGTACAACTATGAACGGGGCTATCCGGCTGTTGTGAACCATCCTGCAGAAACGAGCCACTTGGTCAGCAGCGCAAAGAACACGGAGGGCGTTCACCAGGTCATTGACTGTGAACCGCAAATGGGCGGCGAGGATTTTGCCTACTACTTACAAAACGTCAAAGGCACTTTTTTCTTTACTGGTGCCGCTCCTGAACAGCCAGAGCGCGTCTATTCCCACCACCATCCGAAATTCGATATCAATGAAAAAGCAATGCTGACAGCAGCAAAGGTGCTTGCGGGTGCCGCGATCACCTATCATACACTATAA
- the trpP gene encoding tryptophan transporter TrpP has product MKTKELVIMALFAAIGAALHSIIPPFLGGMKPDMMLIMMFMGILLFPRVQNVLVIGIVTGIISALTTAFPAGQIPNIIDKPVSAFLFFILFLLFRKSQKTGAAAVLTAIGTILSGIVFLSSALLIVGLPGGFAALFAAVVLPAAVLNTIAMIIIYPIVQTILKRSSFMEAAE; this is encoded by the coding sequence ATGAAAACAAAAGAGTTAGTCATTATGGCTCTGTTTGCCGCAATCGGCGCAGCGCTTCATTCCATTATTCCGCCCTTTTTAGGCGGCATGAAACCAGATATGATGTTGATCATGATGTTCATGGGCATCCTTCTGTTCCCGCGGGTGCAAAATGTACTCGTCATTGGGATTGTGACCGGAATCATTTCCGCACTTACAACCGCATTTCCAGCCGGACAGATTCCTAACATCATCGATAAACCCGTGTCAGCGTTTCTGTTCTTCATCCTGTTCCTTTTGTTCAGAAAGAGCCAGAAAACAGGTGCAGCCGCAGTTCTGACAGCGATCGGGACCATTTTATCGGGCATTGTATTTTTATCGTCAGCTTTATTGATCGTCGGTTTGCCTGGCGGTTTCGCCGCATTGTTCGCGGCTGTTGTTCTGCCGGCCGCTGTACTGAACACAATCGCAATGATTATTATTTATCCGATTGTGCAAACCATTTTAAAACGTTCAAGCTTTATGGAAGCTGCTGAATAA
- the serC gene encoding phosphoserine transaminase: MERTTNFNAGPAALPLEVLQKAQKEFIDFNESGMSVMELSHRSKEYEAVHQKAKNLLIELMGIPEDYDILFLQGGASLQFSMLPMNFLTPDKTAHFVMTGAWSEKALAEAKLFGNISMTATSEADNYSFIPEVDLTDVKDGAYLHITSNNTIFGTQWQEFPDSPIPLVADMSSDILSRKIDVPKFDVIYGGAQKNLGPSGVTVVIMKKTWLQNENANVPKILTYSTHVKADSLYNTPPTFAIYMLSLVLEWLKENGGVEAAEQRNEQKAQVLYSCIDESGGFYKGHARKDSRSRMNVTFTLRNDELTKTFVQEAKEAKMIGLGGHRSVGGCRASIYNAVSLEDCEKLAAFMKKFQQENE, encoded by the coding sequence ATGGAACGCACAACAAATTTTAACGCAGGTCCTGCAGCGCTGCCATTGGAAGTTCTGCAAAAAGCACAGAAAGAATTTATTGATTTTAACGAATCCGGCATGTCCGTTATGGAGCTTTCCCACCGCAGCAAAGAATACGAAGCGGTGCACCAAAAAGCGAAAAACCTTTTAATCGAACTGATGGGCATCCCGGAAGATTACGATATTTTGTTTCTTCAAGGCGGGGCAAGCCTTCAATTCTCAATGCTTCCGATGAACTTTTTAACACCTGATAAAACCGCACATTTTGTAATGACTGGGGCTTGGTCCGAAAAAGCCCTCGCTGAAGCAAAGCTCTTCGGGAACATCTCTATGACAGCGACAAGCGAGGCAGACAATTACAGCTTTATTCCTGAAGTTGACCTTACAGATGTAAAAGACGGCGCGTATTTACATATCACGTCCAACAATACGATTTTCGGCACACAGTGGCAAGAATTCCCGGATTCCCCTATTCCGCTTGTCGCTGACATGTCCAGCGATATTTTAAGCAGAAAAATCGATGTGCCCAAATTTGACGTGATTTACGGAGGCGCCCAAAAGAACCTCGGCCCTTCCGGTGTGACAGTTGTCATCATGAAAAAAACGTGGCTGCAAAATGAAAATGCGAACGTTCCAAAAATCCTGACATATTCAACGCATGTCAAAGCGGATTCACTTTACAACACTCCGCCGACATTTGCGATTTATATGCTGAGCCTTGTTCTGGAATGGCTGAAAGAAAACGGCGGTGTTGAAGCTGCTGAACAACGTAATGAACAAAAAGCGCAGGTGCTCTACAGCTGCATTGATGAAAGCGGCGGATTCTATAAAGGACATGCCAGAAAGGACAGCCGCTCACGCATGAATGTTACCTTCACGCTTCGTAATGACGAATTAACGAAAACATTCGTTCAGGAAGCAAAAGAAGCAAAGATGATCGGCCTTGGCGGACACCGTTCAGTAGGAGGCTGCCGTGCTTCTATTTATAACGCGGTGTCTCTCGAAGACTGTGAAAAATTAGCTGCGTTCATGAAGAAATTCCAGCAGGAAAATGAGTAA
- the yhzE2 gene encoding sporulation protein YhzE2 yields MGEVFAGGFALLVVLFILLIIIGASWLC; encoded by the coding sequence ATGGGTGAAGTATTTGCAGGCGGTTTCGCTTTATTGGTTGTGTTATTTATTTTATTGATTATCATCGGCGCTTCTTGGCTGTGCTAA
- a CDS encoding DUF3267 domain-containing protein: MNCWKTINLMKDYGAVRIILIAVCFMILVFISTFLAFELLRPGTSLSDEYVPVFGGLLVFILFAHKVIHVLPIICKKRKSEKKFFILRMRAWKRIPKTTMLISLVSPFLLITPVLFYAALAFPNHAHYFCMISGIHAGYCLPDFLLALKLIQAPKAAFIDQEADGLDILVEK; the protein is encoded by the coding sequence ATGAATTGCTGGAAGACCATAAATCTCATGAAGGATTATGGCGCCGTTCGCATCATATTAATTGCTGTATGTTTTATGATTTTAGTTTTTATATCTACCTTTTTAGCATTTGAGCTGCTGCGGCCCGGCACAAGCTTAAGCGATGAATATGTACCTGTATTCGGCGGATTGCTCGTCTTTATTTTATTTGCACATAAAGTCATCCATGTCCTGCCGATCATCTGCAAAAAAAGAAAATCAGAAAAAAAGTTTTTCATATTGCGCATGCGCGCATGGAAACGGATACCAAAAACGACTATGCTGATTTCACTGGTAAGCCCGTTTTTACTGATAACGCCTGTATTGTTTTACGCTGCGCTAGCTTTTCCAAATCATGCCCATTATTTCTGCATGATTTCGGGCATTCATGCCGGCTACTGTCTGCCCGACTTCTTGCTGGCCCTCAAGCTGATACAAGCGCCGAAAGCCGCTTTTATTGACCAGGAAGCAGACGGCTTGGATATTCTTGTTGAAAAGTAG
- the ecsB gene encoding ABC transporter permease EcsB, which translates to MNNMLDIWQSRLQEHIKETRTYMKYMLNDHLVIVLIFFLAGAASWYSKWIRDIPAHFPSFWVMAVLFSLVLTSSYVRTLLKEADLVFLLPLEAKMEPYLKQAFVYSYVSQLFPLIALSIVAMPLYFAVAPGASLASYAAVFAQLLLLKAWNQVMEWRTTFQNDRSLKPMDVIIRFAANTLVLYFVFQSVYMYALVVYVIMAGLYLYMSSSAKRKTFKWESHIESELRRKQRFYRIANLFTDVPHLRKQAKRRAYLDFLLRLVPFEQRKTFAYMFTRAFLRSSDYLGILVRLTVIFALIIMYMSASPLIAGVLTVFTIFITGVQLLPLFGHFDHLALQELYPVKKETKLKSYFSLLKTALSVQALLMSAASAYAAGLTGFLYALIGSAVLIFVIMPSYMTTRLKKHGKL; encoded by the coding sequence ATGAATAATATGCTTGATATTTGGCAGTCGCGGCTGCAGGAGCATATCAAAGAAACAAGGACGTATATGAAATATATGCTCAACGATCACCTTGTCATTGTTTTGATCTTTTTTCTCGCGGGCGCTGCAAGCTGGTACAGCAAATGGATACGTGACATTCCCGCTCACTTTCCGTCCTTCTGGGTGATGGCCGTACTGTTTTCGCTCGTGTTGACAAGCTCTTATGTGCGGACGCTGTTGAAAGAGGCTGACCTTGTCTTCTTATTGCCGCTTGAAGCAAAAATGGAGCCTTACTTGAAGCAGGCGTTTGTCTACAGTTATGTGTCTCAGCTGTTTCCGCTGATTGCACTGAGCATTGTTGCAATGCCGCTTTATTTCGCTGTCGCACCGGGGGCTTCGCTCGCATCGTATGCGGCAGTTTTTGCCCAGCTTTTGTTGCTGAAAGCGTGGAATCAGGTGATGGAATGGCGCACGACCTTCCAGAATGACCGAAGCTTGAAACCGATGGATGTGATCATTCGCTTTGCGGCGAATACGCTCGTTCTTTATTTTGTTTTCCAATCTGTCTATATGTATGCGCTTGTGGTTTATGTCATTATGGCAGGTCTTTATCTCTATATGTCTTCCTCAGCAAAACGGAAAACGTTTAAATGGGAGAGCCATATTGAGTCCGAATTGAGACGCAAGCAGCGTTTCTACCGAATTGCCAACCTGTTCACTGATGTGCCGCATTTACGAAAGCAAGCGAAACGCAGGGCGTATCTCGACTTTTTGCTGCGTCTCGTGCCGTTTGAACAGCGCAAAACGTTTGCCTACATGTTCACCCGGGCCTTTTTACGTTCAAGTGATTATTTGGGCATCCTCGTCAGATTGACGGTCATTTTCGCCCTGATCATTATGTATATGTCAGCAAGCCCGCTCATTGCAGGGGTTTTGACTGTATTCACCATTTTTATTACGGGCGTTCAGCTTCTTCCGCTGTTCGGCCACTTTGACCATTTGGCGCTTCAAGAGCTGTACCCTGTGAAAAAAGAAACGAAGCTGAAAAGTTATTTCTCTTTATTAAAAACGGCACTTTCCGTACAAGCGCTGCTGATGTCTGCTGCTTCTGCCTATGCTGCCGGCTTGACAGGGTTTCTGTACGCGCTGATCGGTTCTGCCGTCCTGATTTTTGTTATTATGCCTTCTTATATGACAACCAGACTGAAAAAACATGGAAAGCTGTGA
- a CDS encoding EcsC family protein translates to MTDNQLLMHEALQWKMHFLRKDSMFERFSKRMQTKVNERIPEKIHAAVTESVKKMVEATMAGSNIIAYKKDTSALSLSEKNELAKKTIASYQKVAAAEGVGTGAGGIFLGIADFPLLLSIKMKCLFTLSSIYGFDVKDAQERMFLLLVFQLAFSSDDCRKSLFCVIDNWETEKKSIDWRVFQQEYRDYIDVVKLLQLLPGVGAAVGGIANYKLLSQLGETARHVFHMRITKETAGE, encoded by the coding sequence ATGACAGATAACCAGCTGCTGATGCATGAAGCCCTTCAATGGAAAATGCATTTTTTGCGAAAAGATTCCATGTTTGAACGCTTTTCAAAGCGTATGCAAACGAAGGTGAATGAGCGGATTCCGGAAAAAATTCATGCGGCCGTCACCGAAAGTGTGAAAAAAATGGTCGAAGCGACGATGGCCGGCTCCAATATCATCGCCTATAAGAAGGATACAAGCGCACTTTCGCTCAGTGAAAAAAACGAACTGGCGAAAAAAACGATTGCTTCTTATCAGAAAGTGGCGGCTGCTGAGGGAGTCGGAACCGGAGCGGGCGGCATTTTTTTAGGGATTGCCGATTTCCCGCTGCTGCTTTCGATTAAGATGAAGTGTTTATTTACCTTATCCTCAATTTATGGCTTTGATGTGAAGGATGCACAAGAAAGAATGTTTTTGCTGCTGGTGTTTCAGCTCGCGTTTTCGAGTGATGACTGCCGCAAATCGCTTTTTTGTGTCATCGACAATTGGGAGACGGAGAAAAAGAGTATCGACTGGAGAGTGTTCCAGCAGGAATATCGCGATTATATCGACGTCGTAAAGCTTTTGCAGCTTTTGCCCGGAGTAGGTGCGGCAGTCGGCGGCATTGCCAATTATAAGCTGCTTTCTCAGCTTGGCGAGACGGCAAGACACGTTTTTCATATGAGAATTACAAAGGAAACAGCCGGAGAATAA
- the yhzE1 gene encoding sporulation protein YhzE1, with product MSGGYSNGFALLVVLFILLIIVGAAYIY from the coding sequence ATGAGCGGAGGATACTCTAACGGTTTCGCATTGCTTGTCGTACTGTTCATTTTGCTTATCATCGTAGGTGCAGCTTACATCTACTAA
- a CDS encoding HTH-type transcriptional regulator Hpr, with protein sequence MNRVEPPYDVKEALVFTQKMAQLSKALWKSIEKDWQQWLKPYDLNINEHHILWIAYQLNGASISEIAKFGVMHVSTAFNFSKKLEERGYLRFSKRLNDKRNTYVQLTEEGNEVFWSLLEEFDPTRNAVFKGSQPLYHLFGKFPEVAELMCMIRHIYGDDFMEIFETSLTNIDNDFESVNGKLKKKAKDSAADEPAEELEPVNS encoded by the coding sequence ATGAATCGAGTGGAACCGCCTTATGATGTGAAAGAGGCTCTGGTCTTCACCCAGAAAATGGCTCAGCTTAGCAAAGCTCTTTGGAAATCGATTGAGAAGGATTGGCAGCAATGGCTTAAACCGTATGACCTGAATATTAATGAGCATCATATTTTATGGATTGCGTATCAATTGAATGGAGCTTCCATTTCTGAAATCGCGAAATTCGGGGTCATGCACGTATCAACCGCATTCAACTTTTCAAAAAAGCTGGAAGAGCGAGGATATTTAAGATTCTCCAAACGGCTGAATGATAAACGGAACACATACGTCCAATTGACTGAGGAAGGGAATGAAGTATTCTGGAGCTTGCTCGAGGAATTCGATCCGACTCGCAACGCGGTTTTTAAAGGATCACAGCCACTTTATCATTTATTCGGAAAATTCCCTGAAGTGGCAGAACTGATGTGTATGATACGCCATATTTACGGCGATGATTTTATGGAAATTTTCGAAACGTCACTCACCAATATTGACAATGACTTTGAAAGCGTAAACGGAAAACTGAAGAAAAAAGCAAAGGACAGTGCTGCGGATGAACCGGCAGAAGAGCTCGAACCTGTAAACAGTTAA
- a CDS encoding YhaI family protein: MDSMDHRIERLEYYIQLLVKTVDMDRYPFYALLIDKGLSREEGEEVMRICDELSDELAAQKAQGFVTFDKLLALFAGQLNEKLDVHETIFSLYEQGLYQELMEVFIGIMKHFD, from the coding sequence ATGGATTCGATGGATCATCGCATTGAGCGATTAGAATATTACATACAATTATTAGTGAAAACAGTAGATATGGACAGGTACCCTTTCTATGCGCTTCTCATTGACAAAGGGCTGAGCAGGGAAGAAGGGGAAGAGGTTATGAGGATATGCGATGAATTGTCGGATGAGCTGGCAGCACAAAAAGCGCAAGGATTTGTAACCTTCGATAAGCTCCTTGCGCTATTTGCCGGACAGCTGAATGAAAAATTAGATGTTCATGAAACTATTTTTTCCCTATATGAGCAGGGGCTTTATCAAGAGCTGATGGAAGTCTTTATCGGCATCATGAAGCACTTTGATTAA
- a CDS encoding YtxH domain-containing protein gives MADGRSLLTGLFVGGIIGGAAVLLTAPSSGAQLREKMKTNYDSFEETIKRLKSDGLALKDQLIKAAKESTDVIKDVSGELQTSIKKWQEEIKPHQQDLQKEIADIEEKIKQLEKTLQN, from the coding sequence ATGGCGGACGGACGTTCTCTGCTAACAGGACTATTCGTAGGCGGCATTATCGGAGGGGCTGCAGTTCTTCTTACTGCACCTTCCTCAGGAGCGCAGCTGCGTGAAAAAATGAAAACCAATTATGATTCTTTCGAAGAAACGATCAAACGCTTAAAATCAGACGGGCTTGCGTTAAAAGACCAGCTGATCAAAGCGGCCAAAGAAAGTACAGATGTCATTAAAGATGTGAGCGGCGAGCTCCAAACGTCAATTAAAAAATGGCAGGAAGAGATCAAACCTCACCAACAGGATCTGCAAAAAGAAATCGCTGATATTGAAGAGAAGATCAAACAGCTGGAGAAAACCTTACAAAACTAA